A stretch of the Dioscorea cayenensis subsp. rotundata cultivar TDr96_F1 chromosome 4, TDr96_F1_v2_PseudoChromosome.rev07_lg8_w22 25.fasta, whole genome shotgun sequence genome encodes the following:
- the LOC120259193 gene encoding putative H/ACA ribonucleoprotein complex subunit 1-like protein 1 — MRPPRGGGGFRGRDGGRFGGGRGGRFGGRGGGGFRDEGPPAEVVEISSFLHACEGDAVTKLTNEKVPYFNAPIYLQNKTQIGKVDEIFGPINESYFSIKMMEGIIATSYSKGDKFYIDPAKLLPLSRFLPQPKGQAVSRGGGRGGGRGGGRGGGRGGGFRGRGGPRGGRGGPPRGGFRGGGGFRGRGRS; from the exons ATGCGTCCTCCCAGAGGCGGCGGAGGGTTCAGGGGCCGTGATGGCGGGCGCTTTGGCGGCGGGAGAGGCGGGCGCTTCGGTGGCCGTGGTGGCGGTGGCTTTCGCGATGAAGGCCCTCCGGCTGAAGTCGTAG AGATCTCGTCGTTTCTTCATGCTTGTGAGGGAGATGCTGTGACGAAGCTCACCAATGAGAAAGTGCCTTACTTTAATGCTCCGATTTATCTTCAGAACAAGACGCAGATCGGGAAAGTGGATGAGATCTTCGGCCCCATCAATGAATCA TATTTCTCTATTAAGATGATGGAAGGGATAATAGCAACTTCTTATTCCAAGGGAGACAAGTTCTACATTGATCCTGCAAAGCTGTTGCCATTGTCAAGATTTCTCCCACAGCCAAa GGGACAAGCTGTTTCAAGAGGTGGAGGCCGTGGTGGTGGAAGGGGTGGAGGCCGGGGTGGGGGTAGAGGTGGAGGTTTTCGTGGCAGAGGTGGCCCAAGGGGTGGCAGAGGGGGTCCTCCGAGGGGTGGTTTCCGTGGAGGTGGTGGCTTTAGGGGTCGAGGGAGGTCATAG